The Pseudomonas azadiae genome includes a window with the following:
- a CDS encoding YkgJ family cysteine cluster protein: MSEASPCLNCGACCSYFRVSFFWGECASSGGTVPDDLVVQINHTRVAMIGTDQKPARCCSLEGEVGQATRCTIYEERSSVCREFDSSWSQGVQNVDCDAARAAFGLAPLEAPFELELPISA; the protein is encoded by the coding sequence ATGTCCGAAGCCAGTCCGTGTCTGAATTGCGGTGCCTGCTGTTCATACTTTCGTGTGTCTTTCTTCTGGGGTGAGTGCGCCTCGTCAGGGGGCACGGTGCCCGACGACCTGGTGGTGCAGATCAACCACACCCGCGTGGCCATGATCGGCACCGACCAGAAACCCGCGCGCTGCTGCAGCCTCGAGGGTGAAGTGGGCCAAGCAACCCGTTGCACGATTTACGAAGAACGCTCCAGTGTCTGCCGCGAGTTTGATTCGTCCTGGAGCCAGGGCGTGCAGAATGTCGATTGTGACGCTGCTCGCGCCGCCTTTGGCCTGGCGCCCCTGGAAGCCCCTTTCGAACTGGAGCTGCCCATCAGCGCTTAG
- the livG gene encoding high-affinity branched-chain amino acid ABC transporter ATP-binding protein LivG, with product MSREILKVENLSMRFGGLLAVNGVALTVKEKQVVALIGPNGAGKTTVFNCLTGFYKPSGGSILLDGQPIQGLAGHEIARKGVVRTFQNVRLFKDMTAVENLLIAQHRHLNTNFFAGLFKTPAFRKSEREAMEYAEYWLDKVNLTEFANRPAGTLAYGQQRRLEIARCMMTRPRILMLDEPAAGLNPRETEDLKALISVLREENNATVLLIEHDMKLVMSISDHIVVINQGTPLASGSPEQIRDNPEVIKAYLGEA from the coding sequence ATGAGCCGCGAGATCCTGAAAGTCGAAAACTTGAGCATGCGCTTCGGCGGCTTGCTGGCGGTCAATGGCGTGGCCCTGACCGTTAAAGAGAAACAGGTCGTGGCGCTCATCGGCCCCAACGGTGCCGGCAAGACCACGGTGTTCAACTGCCTCACCGGCTTCTACAAGCCGAGCGGCGGCAGCATCCTGTTGGACGGCCAGCCGATCCAGGGCCTGGCCGGTCACGAAATTGCTCGCAAAGGCGTGGTGCGGACCTTCCAGAACGTGCGCTTGTTCAAGGACATGACGGCGGTCGAGAACCTGTTGATCGCCCAGCACCGTCACTTGAACACCAACTTCTTCGCAGGCTTGTTCAAGACCCCGGCGTTCCGCAAAAGCGAGCGCGAGGCCATGGAATACGCCGAGTACTGGCTGGACAAGGTCAACCTCACCGAGTTTGCCAACCGTCCGGCCGGCACCTTGGCCTATGGTCAGCAACGTCGCCTGGAAATCGCCCGCTGCATGATGACCCGCCCGCGCATCCTTATGCTCGACGAACCGGCCGCCGGCCTGAACCCCAGGGAAACCGAAGACCTCAAGGCGCTGATCAGCGTGCTGCGCGAGGAAAACAACGCCACCGTGCTGTTGATCGAACACGACATGAAACTGGTCATGAGCATTTCCGACCACATTGTCGTGATCAACCAGGGCACGCCTTTGGCCAGCGGGAGTCCGGAGCAGATCCGTGACAATCCCGAAGTGATCAAAGCCTATCTGGGGGAAGCGTAA
- the livH gene encoding high-affinity branched-chain amino acid ABC transporter permease LivH, translated as MPELYHFFQQLVNGLTIGSTYALIAIGYTMVYGIIGMINFAHGEVYMIGSYVAFIALAGLAMMGIHSLPLLMTAAFLASIIVTSAYGYSIERVAYRPLRGSNRLIPLISAIGMSIFLQNTVLLSQDSKDKSIPNLIPGSFSFGPGGAQEVLVSYMQILVFVVTLVAMLGLTLFISRSRLGRACRACAEDIKMANLLGINTNNIIALTFVIGAALAAVAAVLLSMQYGVINPNAGFLVGLKAFTAAVLGGIGSIPGAMLGGLVLGVAEAFGADIFGDQYKDVVAFGLLVLVLLFRPTGILGRPEVEKV; from the coding sequence ATGCCTGAGCTCTATCATTTTTTCCAACAGCTGGTTAATGGCCTGACCATTGGCAGCACCTATGCCTTGATAGCCATTGGCTACACAATGGTTTACGGCATCATTGGAATGATCAACTTCGCCCATGGCGAGGTGTACATGATTGGTTCCTATGTGGCCTTTATCGCCCTTGCCGGGTTGGCCATGATGGGGATCCACTCCCTGCCGCTGTTAATGACCGCCGCGTTCCTTGCGTCGATCATCGTGACCAGTGCCTATGGCTACAGTATCGAGCGCGTTGCCTATCGCCCCTTGCGTGGCAGCAACCGCCTGATCCCGCTGATTTCCGCCATCGGCATGTCGATTTTCCTGCAGAACACCGTATTGCTGTCCCAGGATTCCAAGGACAAATCCATCCCCAACCTGATCCCGGGGAGTTTCTCCTTCGGCCCGGGTGGCGCGCAGGAAGTGCTGGTTTCCTACATGCAGATCCTGGTCTTCGTCGTCACCCTGGTGGCCATGCTGGGCCTGACCCTGTTCATCTCCCGCTCCCGTCTGGGGCGCGCCTGCCGGGCTTGCGCCGAAGACATCAAGATGGCCAACCTGCTGGGCATCAACACCAACAACATCATCGCCCTGACCTTCGTGATCGGTGCCGCACTGGCGGCCGTCGCGGCGGTATTGCTGAGCATGCAGTACGGCGTGATCAACCCCAACGCCGGTTTCCTGGTGGGCCTCAAGGCCTTTACTGCGGCGGTATTGGGCGGCATCGGCAGCATTCCGGGCGCGATGCTCGGCGGCCTGGTGCTGGGTGTTGCCGAGGCCTTTGGCGCCGATATCTTCGGCGACCAGTACAAGGACGTCGTGGCGTTCGGCCTGTTGGTTCTGGTGCTGTTGTTCCGTCCGACCGGCATCCTGGGCCGTCCGGAGGTTGAGAAAGTATGA
- a CDS encoding putative bifunctional diguanylate cyclase/phosphodiesterase, protein MEWLGLHFFTELPEHGHLLLNCSHNPFLVLLAYLVACAAGFGTLDMAERVGHVEDPTARRHWRWLGAGCLAGGIWSTHFISMLAFQAPIAIHYELVMTFVSLLIALIASLFAMQTLSHSTLRLHQYLLASVWMGLGIALMHYVGMSAMRSQAQVYFEPGLFMASVGIAMGSSLAALLLSSYLRTGTGVFHQLLKYAASLVLGAGILSMHFTGMAAMQLIVPTGADLSLPAGNNPIQLGLSVAVITLLVIGSSISAALADKKLQHKERDLRRVNALLSELDQARASLQQVAHYDALTSLLNRRGFNQIFAEKLADKTASHGMMAVIFLDIDHFKRINDSLGHDAGDQLLTVLAGHIKGSVRSHADVVARFGGDEFCILISIHHRDEARHLAQRIMQQMKEPIELAGRRMVMTTSIGISLFPDDGLTCEELLKTADLALYQSKDMGRNSLNFFSSNLKTRASLELQLEEELRGALRARNQLVLFYQPIFDMKQGKVTRLEALVRWQHPQHGLLGPDRFLGIAESNGLIAELDHWVLRQACHDLSLLSDRGYTELTMSVNCSALNLARDELADEIEDALRLSGIAATRLELEVTEHALMGNISSTLALLRQIRALGVSLAIDDFGTGYSSLAYLKRLPLNTLKIDRSFIQDIPKSMADIEIVQAIIGMAHTLHLQVVTEGVETQAQFELLLKHGCDFVQGYLLSPAVAASDIIGVIQGINLRNLPGASAAKDTSSASEPTPSRDSPTSMAGPIR, encoded by the coding sequence ATGGAATGGCTGGGTCTGCATTTTTTTACTGAGCTTCCAGAACACGGGCATTTATTGCTCAATTGCAGTCATAACCCGTTCCTGGTGCTACTGGCCTATCTGGTCGCCTGCGCGGCGGGTTTCGGTACGCTGGACATGGCTGAACGCGTCGGCCATGTCGAGGACCCCACCGCGCGGCGCCACTGGCGCTGGCTCGGCGCCGGTTGCCTGGCGGGCGGAATCTGGTCAACCCACTTCATCAGCATGCTGGCCTTCCAGGCGCCCATTGCGATCCACTACGAATTGGTGATGACGTTCGTGTCCTTGCTGATCGCCCTGATCGCTTCGTTGTTCGCCATGCAGACCCTCAGTCATTCCACCCTGCGCTTGCATCAGTATTTGCTCGCGTCGGTCTGGATGGGGCTTGGCATCGCCTTGATGCACTACGTGGGCATGTCGGCCATGCGTTCCCAGGCCCAGGTGTATTTTGAGCCGGGGCTGTTCATGGCTTCGGTGGGTATCGCCATGGGCTCAAGCCTCGCGGCCTTGTTGCTGTCGAGCTACTTGCGCACCGGTACCGGCGTGTTCCATCAACTGCTCAAATACGCCGCCAGCCTGGTGCTGGGCGCGGGCATACTGAGCATGCACTTTACCGGCATGGCGGCGATGCAACTGATCGTTCCCACCGGCGCGGACCTGTCGTTGCCGGCGGGCAATAACCCCATCCAACTGGGCCTGTCGGTGGCCGTCATCACCCTGCTGGTGATCGGCAGCAGCATCAGCGCCGCCTTGGCCGACAAGAAGCTGCAACACAAGGAACGTGATTTGCGCCGGGTTAATGCCCTGCTCAGCGAACTCGACCAGGCTCGCGCCTCACTGCAGCAAGTGGCCCACTACGACGCCCTGACCAGCCTGCTGAATCGCAGGGGCTTCAACCAGATCTTCGCGGAGAAGCTCGCCGATAAAACCGCCTCCCACGGCATGATGGCGGTGATCTTCCTTGATATCGACCACTTCAAACGCATCAACGACAGCCTTGGGCATGACGCCGGCGACCAGTTGCTCACTGTCTTGGCCGGGCATATCAAAGGCTCGGTGCGCAGCCACGCCGATGTGGTTGCGCGGTTTGGCGGCGATGAGTTCTGCATCTTGATCAGCATCCACCACCGCGACGAAGCCCGGCACCTGGCTCAGCGCATCATGCAGCAGATGAAAGAGCCCATCGAACTGGCCGGACGGCGCATGGTGATGACCACCAGCATCGGCATCAGCCTGTTCCCCGATGATGGCCTGACCTGCGAGGAGCTGCTGAAAACCGCCGACCTGGCGCTGTACCAATCCAAGGACATGGGGCGCAACAGCCTGAACTTCTTCAGCTCCAACCTGAAAACCCGCGCGTCCCTGGAATTGCAACTGGAAGAGGAACTGCGCGGCGCCCTGCGCGCGCGCAATCAACTGGTGCTGTTCTATCAGCCGATCTTCGACATGAAGCAGGGCAAGGTCACGCGGCTGGAAGCCTTGGTGCGCTGGCAACACCCCCAGCATGGGCTGCTGGGACCGGACCGGTTTCTCGGCATCGCTGAAAGCAACGGGCTGATCGCCGAGCTGGATCATTGGGTGCTGCGCCAGGCCTGTCATGACCTGAGCCTGCTGTCTGACCGTGGCTACACGGAACTGACCATGTCGGTGAACTGTTCGGCCCTGAACCTGGCCCGCGATGAGCTGGCGGACGAAATCGAAGACGCGCTGCGCTTGAGTGGCATTGCCGCCACCCGCCTGGAACTGGAAGTGACTGAACATGCGCTGATGGGCAACATCAGCAGCACCCTGGCACTGCTGCGGCAAATCCGCGCGCTGGGCGTATCGCTGGCGATCGACGACTTTGGCACCGGCTACTCGTCCCTCGCCTACCTCAAACGACTGCCACTCAATACCTTGAAGATCGACCGCTCGTTTATCCAGGATATTCCCAAGTCGATGGCCGATATCGAGATCGTCCAGGCGATTATCGGCATGGCCCACACCCTGCACTTGCAGGTGGTCACCGAAGGCGTGGAAACCCAGGCGCAGTTCGAGCTGTTGCTCAAGCATGGCTGTGATTTCGTCCAGGGCTACCTGCTGAGCCCGGCGGTGGCGGCCAGCGATATCATCGGCGTGATCCAGGGTATCAACTTGCGCAACCTGCCTGGCGCGTCGGCTGCAAAGGACACCAGCTCGGCATCAGAGCCCACCCCGAGCCGCGACAGCCCCACCTCCATGGCAGGGCCAATTCGCTGA
- a CDS encoding spinster family MFS transporter, with the protein MQNSTQAANAWRILFLLFLANLFNFFDRTIPAIIIEPIRMEWHLSDFQLGIIGTAFTIVYAIAGLPLGRLADTGSRSKLMGWGLFAWSGLTAVNGLVGSFWTFLLVRMGIGIGEASYAPAANSLIGDLFPAHRRARAMGIFMLGLPLGLLLAFFTIGWMVKAFDSWRAPFFIAAVPGMILAVFMFYIKEPKRGAAETVQVSQERVDRPIRRVLAVPTFLWLVLAGLCFNFATYACNSFLVPMLQRYFLMPLQDAAVATGVIVGLTGLVGLTLGGWIADKIHQRVANGRLLFAAFSLIISTVTTGWALHAGRIEIGVFVALFSVGWLFAYNFYTCVYTAIQDVVEPRLRATAMALFFAGLYLLGGGMGPIVVGGLSDHFAHSAMYAAGAEQMTEAYKAVGLHDAMYLIPVALFLTMLFLFQASRSFVRDAKRMKDGLVAVEVPVRAVTA; encoded by the coding sequence ATGCAGAACTCGACCCAAGCGGCGAATGCCTGGCGCATTCTGTTCCTGCTGTTCCTCGCCAACCTCTTCAACTTCTTCGACCGTACCATCCCGGCGATCATCATCGAGCCGATCCGCATGGAGTGGCACCTGAGCGACTTCCAGCTCGGCATCATCGGCACCGCCTTCACCATCGTCTACGCCATTGCCGGCCTGCCGCTCGGGCGGTTGGCCGACACCGGTTCGCGCAGCAAACTGATGGGCTGGGGCCTGTTCGCCTGGAGCGGGCTGACGGCGGTCAATGGCCTGGTCGGCAGTTTCTGGACGTTCCTGCTGGTGCGCATGGGCATCGGCATTGGCGAAGCCAGCTACGCGCCGGCCGCCAACTCGCTGATTGGCGATCTGTTTCCCGCCCATCGCCGTGCGCGTGCCATGGGGATTTTCATGCTGGGCCTGCCGTTGGGCCTGTTGCTGGCGTTCTTTACCATCGGCTGGATGGTCAAGGCGTTCGACAGCTGGCGCGCGCCGTTTTTCATCGCCGCCGTGCCGGGGATGATCCTTGCGGTGTTCATGTTCTATATCAAGGAGCCCAAGCGCGGCGCGGCGGAAACCGTGCAAGTCTCCCAGGAACGCGTCGACCGCCCGATTCGCCGCGTGCTGGCGGTACCGACCTTTTTGTGGCTGGTGCTGGCCGGGCTGTGCTTCAACTTCGCGACGTATGCCTGCAACTCGTTCCTTGTGCCGATGTTGCAGCGTTACTTCCTGATGCCATTGCAGGACGCTGCGGTCGCCACTGGCGTGATCGTCGGCCTCACCGGCCTGGTGGGCCTGACACTGGGTGGCTGGATCGCCGACAAGATCCACCAGCGTGTCGCCAATGGCCGGCTGTTGTTTGCAGCGTTCAGCCTGATCATTTCCACCGTGACCACTGGCTGGGCGCTGCACGCCGGGCGCATTGAGATCGGGGTGTTTGTGGCGCTGTTCAGTGTGGGCTGGTTGTTTGCTTATAACTTCTATACCTGCGTGTACACGGCGATCCAGGATGTGGTCGAGCCGCGCTTGCGGGCGACCGCAATGGCGCTGTTCTTTGCCGGGTTGTACCTGCTGGGCGGTGGGATGGGGCCGATCGTCGTGGGAGGTCTTTCCGATCATTTTGCACACTCGGCGATGTACGCGGCAGGGGCCGAGCAGATGACCGAGGCTTACAAGGCGGTGGGTCTGCACGACGCCATGTACCTGATTCCGGTGGCGTTGTTCCTCACCATGCTGTTCTTGTTCCAGGCCTCGCGCAGTTTTGTGCGCGATGCCAAGCGGATGAAAGACGGGTTGGTGGCGGTAGAGGTGCCGGTGCGGGCGGTCACCGCTTGA
- a CDS encoding branched-chain amino acid ABC transporter substrate-binding protein, giving the protein MNKATKQISKLFAAMVLAGVAGHSFAADTIKIGIAGPKTGPVTQYGDMQFMGAKQAIADINAKGGVDGKMLEAKEYDDACDPKQAVAVANKVVNDGVKFVVGHLCSSSTQPASDIYEDEGVIMITPAATSPEITARGYKLIFRTIGLDSAQGPAAGNYIADHVKPKIVAVLHDKQQYGEGIASAVKKTLEEKGTKVAVFEGLNAGDKDFSSIIQKLKQANVDFVYYGGYHPELGLILRQAKEKGLNAKFMGPEGVGNDSISQIAQGASEGLLVTLPKSFDTDPANKAIVEAFAKNKQDPTGPFVFPAYSAIEVIAGGIKAAKSEDTAKVAEAIHAGTFKTPTGDLSFDAKGDLKDFKFVVYEWHFGKPKTEVSPQ; this is encoded by the coding sequence ATGAACAAGGCTACTAAGCAGATTTCCAAACTGTTTGCCGCTATGGTCCTGGCTGGGGTTGCCGGCCATTCGTTCGCCGCCGATACCATCAAGATCGGCATCGCCGGCCCTAAGACCGGCCCGGTGACGCAATACGGCGACATGCAATTCATGGGTGCCAAGCAAGCCATCGCCGACATCAACGCCAAGGGCGGCGTTGACGGCAAGATGCTTGAGGCCAAGGAATACGACGACGCCTGCGATCCTAAACAAGCCGTTGCCGTTGCCAACAAAGTGGTCAACGACGGCGTCAAGTTCGTGGTCGGCCACCTCTGCTCGAGCTCCACTCAGCCTGCGTCCGATATCTACGAAGACGAAGGCGTGATCATGATTACCCCGGCCGCCACCAGCCCGGAAATCACCGCCCGTGGCTACAAGCTGATCTTCCGCACCATCGGCCTGGACAGCGCCCAAGGCCCAGCAGCCGGCAACTACATCGCCGACCACGTGAAGCCGAAGATCGTTGCCGTCCTGCACGACAAGCAGCAATACGGTGAAGGCATCGCCAGCGCCGTGAAGAAAACCCTCGAAGAAAAAGGCACCAAGGTTGCCGTCTTCGAAGGCCTCAACGCCGGTGACAAGGACTTCTCTTCGATCATCCAGAAACTCAAGCAAGCCAATGTCGACTTCGTCTACTACGGCGGCTACCACCCTGAGCTGGGCCTGATCCTGCGCCAAGCCAAGGAAAAAGGCCTGAACGCCAAGTTCATGGGCCCAGAGGGTGTCGGCAACGATTCCATCTCGCAAATCGCCCAGGGCGCTTCCGAAGGCCTGCTGGTAACCCTGCCTAAATCCTTCGACACCGACCCTGCCAACAAAGCCATCGTCGAAGCGTTCGCCAAGAACAAGCAGGACCCAACCGGTCCGTTCGTATTCCCGGCCTACTCGGCCATTGAAGTCATCGCCGGTGGCATCAAAGCCGCCAAAAGCGAAGACACCGCCAAAGTGGCCGAAGCCATTCACGCGGGTACCTTCAAGACCCCAACCGGCGACCTGAGCTTCGACGCCAAGGGCGACCTGAAGGACTTCAAATTCGTGGTTTACGAATGGCACTTCGGCAAACCGAAAACCGAAGTATCCCCTCAGTAA
- a CDS encoding high-affinity branched-chain amino acid ABC transporter permease LivM, with amino-acid sequence MSRYLKSAFFSALLVWAVAFPVLGLKLSIVGINLEVHGTGPVTLTIIALCSVLMFLRVLFTQQVGALFKGNRRPLVSPKVSQFLTLPRTQRYIIIGLIVAALIWPFFGSRGAVDIATLILIYVLLGLGLNIVVGLAGLLDLGYVGFYAVGAYTYALLSHYLGWSFWICLPLAGMAAATFGFLLGFPVLRLRGDYLAIVTLGFGEIIRLFLRNLTDITGGPNGISSIPKPTFFGLSFDRTAAEGMQTFHEYFGIAYNPVSKVVFLYLVALLLALAALFVINRLLRMPIGRAWEALREDEIACRALGLNPTIIKLSAFTLGAAFAGFAGSFFAARQGLVTPESFTFIESAIILAIVVLGGMGSQLGVILAAIVMILLPEMMREFSEYRMLMFGALMVLMMIWRPQGLLPMQRPHMELRK; translated from the coding sequence ATGAGCAGATATCTTAAATCGGCGTTTTTCAGCGCCTTGCTGGTATGGGCCGTGGCCTTTCCGGTACTGGGCCTCAAGCTCAGCATTGTCGGCATCAATCTGGAAGTGCATGGCACCGGTCCCGTGACCCTGACCATCATCGCCCTGTGCTCGGTGCTGATGTTCCTGCGCGTGCTGTTCACCCAGCAGGTCGGGGCCTTGTTCAAGGGCAACCGTCGCCCGTTGGTATCGCCTAAGGTCAGCCAATTCCTGACCCTGCCGCGTACCCAGCGCTACATCATCATCGGCCTGATCGTGGCCGCGCTGATCTGGCCGTTCTTCGGCTCGCGCGGCGCAGTCGATATCGCCACCCTGATCCTGATCTACGTGTTGCTGGGCCTGGGCCTGAACATCGTGGTCGGCCTGGCCGGCCTGCTCGACCTGGGTTATGTGGGTTTTTATGCCGTGGGTGCCTACACCTACGCGCTGCTCTCGCATTACCTGGGCTGGAGCTTCTGGATCTGCCTGCCACTGGCGGGCATGGCGGCGGCCACGTTCGGCTTCCTGCTGGGCTTCCCGGTACTGCGCCTGCGCGGCGACTACCTGGCGATCGTGACCCTGGGCTTTGGGGAAATCATCCGCCTGTTCCTGCGTAACCTCACCGATATCACCGGTGGCCCCAACGGTATCAGCAGCATCCCCAAGCCGACGTTCTTCGGGCTGTCGTTCGACCGCACCGCCGCAGAGGGCATGCAGACCTTCCACGAATACTTCGGGATTGCCTATAACCCTGTAAGCAAAGTGGTGTTCCTGTACCTGGTGGCGCTGCTGCTGGCACTGGCCGCACTGTTCGTGATCAATCGCCTGCTGCGCATGCCGATCGGCCGCGCGTGGGAAGCGCTGCGCGAAGATGAGATCGCCTGCCGCGCACTGGGCCTGAACCCGACCATCATCAAGCTCTCCGCCTTTACCCTGGGTGCTGCGTTCGCCGGTTTCGCCGGCAGCTTCTTCGCCGCGCGCCAAGGGCTGGTGACGCCGGAGTCATTCACCTTTATCGAGTCGGCGATCATCCTCGCCATCGTGGTACTGGGTGGCATGGGCTCGCAACTGGGCGTGATCCTGGCGGCGATCGTGATGATCCTGCTGCCGGAAATGATGCGCGAGTTCAGTGAATACCGCATGTTGATGTTCGGCGCCCTCATGGTGCTGATGATGATCTGGCGCCCTCAAGGCCTGCTGCCCATGCAACGTCCACACATGGAGCTGCGCAAATGA
- a CDS encoding DUF2288 domain-containing protein — protein sequence MTQEPSTLYAKLLGETAEISWKELEPFFAKGALLWVDARLDLIEAAEGMAEDKRDKVAAWLASGNLAEVSATRALDLVERDPSLWAVVVSPWILIQERAVPAQ from the coding sequence ATGACGCAAGAACCTAGCACCCTCTATGCCAAGCTGCTCGGTGAAACCGCCGAAATATCCTGGAAGGAGCTTGAGCCGTTCTTTGCCAAGGGTGCCCTATTGTGGGTCGACGCCCGACTGGATTTGATCGAGGCCGCCGAAGGAATGGCCGAAGACAAGCGTGACAAAGTCGCCGCCTGGCTGGCCTCGGGCAACTTGGCCGAAGTGTCTGCCACGCGGGCGCTGGACCTGGTGGAGCGCGATCCGAGCTTATGGGCGGTGGTGGTTTCGCCGTGGATACTGATCCAGGAAAGGGCAGTGCCTGCGCAGTAA